One window of the Candidatus Tisiphia endosymbiont of Sialis lutaria genome contains the following:
- a CDS encoding biotin--[acetyl-CoA-carboxylase] ligase, with the protein MSWQKKYKLLVFDTIDSTSCEAIRMAKSCPDGSYVILAKNQTKSRGRNNKIWHSNLGNLHVSILLKHQINLSYLPQLSFVMAIVVYKTIISLTASSVNSIKLKWPNDILINGKKVSGVLLESISINNNNYLIISVGINIKENPLNIEQLATNLSDENIEVKDPEYLLDILMINFEKYFSRWKEQGFSKIRQYWLRNAYKLGEMVSVNDGNTKISGIFKDIDENGGIRIQLEDGKIITLCSFEILDFL; encoded by the coding sequence ATGTCTTGGCAAAAAAAATATAAGCTACTAGTTTTTGATACAATAGATAGTACTAGCTGCGAAGCTATTAGGATGGCTAAGAGCTGTCCTGATGGTAGTTATGTAATATTAGCAAAAAATCAAACAAAATCGCGTGGAAGAAATAACAAAATTTGGCATTCTAATCTAGGGAATTTGCATGTTAGTATATTATTAAAGCATCAAATTAATCTTAGTTATCTTCCTCAATTATCTTTTGTTATGGCTATTGTTGTTTATAAAACTATTATTTCTCTTACAGCCAGTTCAGTGAATTCTATCAAATTAAAATGGCCAAATGATATTTTGATAAATGGCAAGAAAGTATCTGGTGTATTGCTTGAATCTATTAGTATAAATAACAATAATTATCTTATTATAAGTGTTGGCATTAACATCAAGGAAAATCCTTTAAATATTGAGCAACTGGCAACCAATTTATCTGATGAGAATATAGAAGTAAAAGATCCAGAATATTTATTAGATATCTTGATGATTAATTTTGAAAAATATTTTAGTAGATGGAAAGAACAGGGATTTAGTAAAATAAGACAATATTGGCTTAGAAATGCTTATAAGTTGGGCGAGATGGTTAGTGTAAATGATGGAAACACAAAAATCTCAGGGATTTTTAAAGATATAGATGAAAATGGAGGTATAAGAATTCAGCTTGAGGATGGGAAAATAATTACCTTATGTAGTTTTGAGATATTAGATTTTTTATAA
- a CDS encoding primosomal protein N': MQIAKILLPLANLFPLDYSIPNELELAIGDLVIVPFRNKELTGIVWQLDIEVSEKYNKIKSIKQKVPLEFKLNQEILSLIKWAANYYMVELGSIAKLVLPIDIAEQPIKIKHQELNKDFTLPPLSIDQQKALSLLSQSDKPSIIKGVTGSGKTEVYFHLLAKYLRQGKQILIMLPEIALSQQIINRFIERFGFNPIIWNSAVTKAQKKMILRGLLNNEIKVIIGARSSLFLPYPSLGLIIIDEEHDSSYKQDDGILYNARDVAILRGSLSATKVVLCSATPSIETIYNVNTDKYQLIELSSRYQDATLPKIQIIDMKKENLPKNSYLSTKLIESIREKLASKEQVLLFLNRRGYAPLMLCKLCGYRFTCNYCSAWLVVHKSSKKLECHHCGYQSRIHIVCPDCLEKDSLTICGPGIERIEEETRSIFPDSKIAVISKDYAQKSKDIQELLYKMENLEIDILIGTQMITKGYHFPNLTLVGVIDADLGTVNSGDLRSSERNYQLLHQVGGRAGREDKKGVVLMQSYYPDNAIFSYIKNGGDQFLQYELKTRQAENMPPFTKMASIILSGKSEHKVFEISRNLVAIAPKSSARILGPSSALMSKLSGKFRYRILIIVDRKFNLQKFLQIWLSLIKIPSFCHLKIDIDPKSFH; the protein is encoded by the coding sequence ATGCAAATTGCTAAAATATTATTGCCATTGGCTAATCTTTTTCCATTGGATTATTCAATTCCAAATGAATTAGAATTAGCTATAGGGGATTTAGTAATAGTCCCTTTTAGAAATAAGGAATTAACTGGTATAGTATGGCAGTTAGATATTGAAGTTTCAGAGAAATATAACAAAATCAAATCTATTAAACAGAAAGTACCACTTGAATTTAAACTTAATCAAGAGATATTATCGCTAATTAAGTGGGCTGCTAATTATTACATGGTAGAGCTTGGTTCAATTGCAAAGTTGGTTTTACCAATTGATATTGCTGAGCAACCTATAAAAATAAAACATCAAGAATTAAATAAAGATTTTACTTTACCACCCCTCTCAATAGATCAACAAAAGGCACTTTCTCTATTAAGTCAATCAGATAAACCATCAATTATTAAGGGAGTAACCGGATCAGGTAAAACAGAAGTTTATTTTCATTTATTAGCTAAATATTTGAGGCAAGGTAAGCAAATATTGATAATGTTACCAGAAATTGCTTTAAGTCAACAAATTATAAATCGTTTTATAGAAAGATTTGGCTTTAATCCAATAATATGGAATTCGGCAGTTACTAAAGCTCAGAAAAAGATGATTTTAAGAGGTTTGCTGAACAATGAAATTAAAGTCATAATTGGTGCTAGAAGTAGTTTATTCTTACCGTACCCTAGTCTTGGATTAATTATTATTGATGAAGAGCATGATAGTTCTTATAAGCAAGATGATGGTATATTATATAATGCTCGTGACGTAGCAATATTGCGGGGAAGCCTATCTGCAACAAAAGTAGTATTATGCTCAGCTACTCCATCTATTGAAACAATTTATAATGTAAATACAGATAAATATCAATTAATTGAATTGTCAAGTCGTTACCAAGATGCAACTTTACCAAAAATTCAAATAATAGATATGAAGAAGGAGAATTTACCAAAAAATTCTTATTTATCTACAAAGTTAATAGAGTCAATTCGTGAAAAACTGGCAAGCAAAGAGCAAGTATTATTATTTCTAAATCGTAGAGGTTATGCTCCTTTAATGTTGTGTAAGCTTTGTGGTTATCGTTTTACTTGTAATTATTGTTCTGCTTGGTTAGTGGTACATAAATCTAGTAAAAAACTTGAATGTCACCATTGTGGTTATCAGAGTAGGATTCATATTGTTTGTCCAGATTGTTTAGAAAAAGATTCTTTAACTATCTGTGGTCCTGGAATTGAGAGAATTGAAGAAGAAACTAGGAGTATTTTTCCTGATAGTAAAATTGCTGTAATTAGTAAAGATTATGCTCAAAAATCTAAAGACATACAAGAATTACTATATAAAATGGAGAATTTGGAAATTGATATTTTAATTGGTACTCAGATGATTACTAAAGGTTATCATTTTCCCAATCTTACCTTAGTGGGTGTTATTGATGCCGATCTTGGAACAGTTAATAGTGGAGATTTACGATCAAGTGAACGTAACTATCAGTTACTTCATCAAGTTGGAGGTAGGGCAGGAAGAGAAGATAAAAAAGGTGTAGTATTAATGCAAAGTTATTATCCAGATAATGCTATATTTAGCTATATAAAAAATGGAGGAGATCAATTTTTGCAATATGAGCTTAAAACAAGACAAGCAGAAAATATGCCACCTTTTACCAAAATGGCATCGATAATTTTATCTGGAAAAAGCGAGCATAAAGTGTTTGAAATATCCAGGAATTTAGTTGCCATTGCTCCAAAAAGTTCAGCACGAATACTTGGACCATCTAGTGCATTAATGTCTAAATTATCAGGAAAATTTCGCTATCGTATCTTAATCATAGTAGATAGGAAATTTAATCTACAGAAATTCTTGCAAATATGGTTAAGTTTAATCAAAATCCCCTCTTTTTGTCACTTAAAAATAGACATTGATCCTAAGAGTTTTCATTAA
- the hemJ gene encoding protoporphyrinogen oxidase HemJ, which produces MASYYLWFKAFHLISAISWMVGLLYLPRLYVYHSRVAVGSESDKTFQLMESKLLRIIMNPAMISTYTLGIINSYIYGLVALGTWFYIKMTAVLGITIFHGLLSRWRKNFVDGKNNHSEKFYRIVNEVPALLMIIAVIMVIVKPFD; this is translated from the coding sequence ATGGCTAGTTATTATTTATGGTTTAAAGCATTCCATCTTATATCGGCAATTTCTTGGATGGTGGGTTTATTATACTTGCCAAGATTATATGTATATCATTCTAGAGTGGCGGTAGGGAGTGAATCTGATAAAACATTTCAGTTAATGGAAAGTAAGTTACTCAGAATAATTATGAATCCTGCTATGATAAGTACCTATACTTTAGGTATAATCAATAGTTATATATATGGGTTAGTAGCTTTAGGAACATGGTTTTATATAAAAATGACAGCAGTTTTAGGCATAACTATTTTTCACGGTTTATTATCTAGATGGCGAAAGAATTTTGTTGATGGAAAAAATAATCATTCCGAGAAATTTTATCGTATTGTCAATGAAGTGCCGGCATTATTGATGATCATAGCGGTTATTATGGTTATTGTTAAACCATTTGATTAA
- the mrdA gene encoding penicillin-binding protein 2: MLNNKILHNQLISRRSFLIGSGKLTLFSLLAGKMFYMQLFESDKYRTLSDKNRISFILVPPFRGQIYDVNGNVLATNQTCFRLLLDMHEATNYKQELILVANILQLTEEKQNYINQKIKKANKRVPLLILDNLSWQQMSLIEEQKLNLTSIFVDVGYIRFYHFSEAACHVIGYTGQINEQEKQELEINNLGDFNIGKSGVEKYYEEKLRGKFGYKQIEVNALGKQVREITNLPSQQGEDLHLNIDAELQQRVQPYLTKQGCSAIVIDTNNGNVLVLAMSPVFEANNFVKLSQDYWQSLINDPYKPLINKTIQSTYPPGSIFKIITILAGLESGIKPDKTVNCTGDSVLGTNSFRCWSRHGHGTVDMYNSIKHSCNSYMYEIARLTGHKKILDMARNFGFGTKTGIDLIGEASGFLPSEEWKMKKFNSKWTIGDTLNLSIGQGFLSATPIQLARFVTAIANNGKLYNPRIAKDISVFDQVNINQKYLDILKEGMYKAVNTEGGTSYYSRILAEGHQLAGKTGTAQVQAKANIDDDLSSKSVVWQRRNHAIFAGFAPYQQPRYSILVFVDHGGGGGRVAAPIAKKIMTMVLDKYI; this comes from the coding sequence ATGCTAAATAATAAAATATTACATAACCAGTTAATATCAAGACGGTCTTTTCTGATAGGTTCAGGAAAACTAACATTATTTTCATTATTGGCTGGAAAAATGTTTTACATGCAGTTATTTGAAAGTGATAAATATCGTACTTTATCTGATAAAAATCGTATAAGTTTTATTCTAGTGCCGCCATTCAGGGGACAAATTTATGATGTTAACGGTAATGTTCTAGCTACCAACCAAACTTGTTTTAGGTTATTACTGGATATGCATGAGGCTACTAATTACAAACAGGAATTAATTCTAGTAGCAAATATCTTGCAACTAACTGAAGAAAAACAAAATTACATTAATCAAAAAATAAAAAAAGCCAATAAACGTGTTCCTTTACTGATATTAGATAATCTTAGCTGGCAACAAATGTCACTCATTGAAGAACAAAAGTTAAATTTAACTTCTATTTTTGTAGATGTCGGTTATATAAGATTTTACCATTTTTCAGAAGCTGCTTGTCATGTAATAGGTTACACTGGACAGATTAATGAGCAAGAGAAACAAGAGCTAGAAATCAATAATTTAGGGGATTTTAATATTGGTAAATCTGGTGTAGAAAAATATTATGAAGAAAAGTTACGTGGGAAATTTGGTTATAAGCAGATAGAAGTAAATGCTTTAGGCAAACAAGTCAGAGAAATTACCAATCTTCCAAGTCAACAAGGAGAGGACTTACATCTAAATATTGACGCAGAGTTACAACAAAGAGTGCAGCCTTATTTAACTAAACAAGGCTGTTCGGCGATAGTTATTGATACAAATAACGGTAATGTTTTAGTGCTGGCTATGTCGCCGGTATTTGAAGCCAATAATTTTGTAAAATTGTCTCAAGATTATTGGCAAAGTTTAATTAATGATCCTTATAAGCCGTTAATTAATAAAACCATACAAAGTACTTATCCACCTGGTTCTATTTTCAAAATTATTACAATTTTAGCTGGTTTAGAGAGTGGAATTAAACCGGATAAAACGGTTAATTGTACTGGGGATTCGGTATTAGGTACTAATAGCTTTCGGTGCTGGAGTCGTCATGGTCATGGCACAGTGGATATGTATAATTCCATTAAGCATTCTTGTAACTCTTATATGTATGAAATAGCTCGCTTAACAGGTCATAAAAAAATATTAGATATGGCAAGAAATTTTGGTTTCGGTACAAAAACTGGTATTGATTTGATTGGAGAAGCCTCAGGTTTCCTTCCTTCAGAAGAATGGAAAATGAAAAAATTTAACTCTAAATGGACAATTGGTGATACTCTTAACTTATCGATAGGGCAGGGATTTTTATCAGCTACTCCAATCCAGTTAGCTAGGTTTGTAACGGCAATTGCTAATAATGGGAAATTGTATAATCCTAGAATTGCTAAAGATATATCGGTATTTGATCAGGTTAACATCAATCAAAAATACTTAGATATTTTAAAAGAAGGTATGTATAAAGCAGTTAATACTGAAGGAGGAACTTCCTATTATAGTAGGATTTTAGCAGAAGGACATCAATTAGCTGGTAAAACAGGTACCGCACAAGTGCAAGCAAAAGCTAATATAGATGATGATTTAAGCAGTAAATCAGTTGTTTGGCAAAGGCGTAACCATGCTATATTTGCCGGGTTCGCTCCCTATCAACAACCTCGTTACTCTATTCTAGTCTTTGTCGATCATGGCGGAGGTGGAGGCAGGGTGGCAGCTCCTATAGCTAAAAAAATTATGACTATGGTACTTGATAAATATATTTAG
- a CDS encoding GNAT family N-acetyltransferase produces the protein MSKYVELNDAKISFCLAQSRDGKLIKSWFDKPHVKHYWDNSSDLLENLQNYLQGTKDIFDYWLGFYDMQPYALIMTSDANDSTPEHLLPWVKPKEITWTIDFMIGQENFLGLGLSSMTLARFINTTKQVSTWIIDPSESNHKAISAYKKAGFKIVDSFAPSTGYFKDVPHYLMILKNYS, from the coding sequence ATGAGTAAATATGTAGAACTAAATGATGCTAAGATAAGTTTTTGCCTAGCTCAATCACGGGATGGAAAATTAATAAAATCTTGGTTTGATAAACCACATGTTAAACATTATTGGGACAATAGTAGCGATCTATTGGAAAATCTACAGAATTACTTGCAAGGTACGAAAGATATTTTTGATTATTGGCTAGGCTTTTATGATATGCAACCCTATGCGTTAATAATGACATCAGATGCAAACGACTCTACACCGGAACATCTACTACCTTGGGTTAAACCTAAGGAAATCACTTGGACTATAGATTTTATGATAGGACAAGAAAATTTTCTAGGATTGGGTTTAAGCTCAATGACCTTAGCAAGATTTATAAATACAACAAAACAAGTTAGCACTTGGATAATTGATCCTAGTGAATCAAACCATAAAGCAATTAGTGCCTATAAAAAAGCTGGTTTCAAAATAGTTGATAGTTTTGCTCCATCTACAGGCTACTTTAAGGATGTACCACATTATTTAATGATTCTAAAGAATTATAGCTAA